In the Gossypium raimondii isolate GPD5lz chromosome 9, ASM2569854v1, whole genome shotgun sequence genome, one interval contains:
- the LOC105799644 gene encoding secoisolariciresinol dehydrogenase, translating to MASAAASSFISAVTKRLEGKVALITGGASGIGQCTAKVFAHHGAKVVIADIQDDLGHSVCEDIGSSNCSYVHCNVTDEDQIKNAVDKAVATHGKLDIMFNNAGIVDADKARIIDYDKSDFDRVLSVNVTGVFLGIKHAARVMVPARSGSIISTSSVSSTVGAAATHAYCASKHAVLGLTRNAAVELGQFGIRVNCLSPYALATPLATGFVGVNDEELEKAMSALANLKGVYLKAEDVANAALYLASEEGRYVSGHNLFIDGGFTVVNPSFRMFQYPDDS from the exons ATGGCAAGCGCAGCTGCTTCATCTTTTATCTCAGCAGTCACAAAGAG GCTGGAAGGGAAGGTAGCACTAATTACAGGAGGAGCTAGTGGTATTGGGCAATGCACTGCTAAAGTGTTTGCGCACCATGGAGCCAAAGTTGTGATTGCTGATATCCAAGATGATTTGGGCCATTCCGTTTGTGAGGACATAGGCTCTTCAAACTGTTCCTACGTGCATTGCAACGTCACTGATGAAGACCAAATAAAAAATGCTGTTGACAAAGCAGTCGCCACCCATGGCAAGCTAGACATAATGTTCAACAACGCCGGCATCGTTGATGCTGACAAGGCTCGCATAATCGACTATGATAAATCAGATTTCGATCGTGTTCTTAGTGTAAACGTAACTGGGGTTTTCCTAGGGATCAAGCACGCCGCTAGGGTGATGGTCCCTGCTCGAAGTGGTAGCATAATTTCGACTTCAAGCGTAAGCTCCACCGTTGGTGCTGCTGCAACACATGCGTATTGTGCCTCAAAGCATGCTGTGCTGGGACTAACCAGAAATGCTGCAGTTGAGCTAGGGCAATTTGGGATCCGAGTGAACTGCTTGTCTCCCTACGCTCTGGCAACGCCTTTAGCGACGGGATTCGTGGGGGTTAATGATGAGGAGCTGGAGAAAGCGATGAGTGCGTTGGCTAACCTAAAGGGTGTGTATCTTAAGGCCGAAGATGTAGCAAATGCAGCACTTTACTTAGCAAGTGAGGAGGGAAGATATGTGAGTGGGCATAATCTGTTCATAGATGGGGGCTTTACTGTTGTCAATCCGTCGTTCCGTATGTTCCAATACCCCGATGACTCGTAA